The nucleotide sequence ATGGCCTTGAAGGCAGCATCCACCGGGCCGGAGCCACTGGATTCGCAGCGTTTTTCCACGCCATGCTCAACAAACACGATGGCAGCCTGCGGTGCTTCGCCGGTTTCGGTATTCACCTTGAGCGACACGAACTTGTAGTCTTCCTGCAAGGTCGCCACCAGCTCGTCCGACACCAGCGCGTGCAGGTCTTCGTCGAAGATTTCACGCTTGCGGTCGGCCAGGTCCTTGAAGCGGGCAAAGGCGGCGTTGAGCGCTTCTTCGCTATCCAGCACGATGCCCAGATCGGTCAGCTTGGTCTTGAAGGCATTGCGACCGGACAATTTGCCCAGCGTCAGGCGGTTGGCACTCCAGCCCACGCTCTCTGCCGACATGATTTCGTAGGTTTCGCGATGCTTGAGCACGCCATCCTGATGAATGCCGGATTCGTGGGCAAAGGCGTTGGCACCGACAATGGCCTTGTTCGGCTGCACCGGGTAGCCCGTCACCGTGGACACCAGCTTGGAAGCCGGCACGATCTGGGTGGCATCGACACGGGTTTCCACCGCAAAAATGTCCTTGCGGGTACGCACCGCCATGACGATTTCTTCCAGTGCAGCATTACCAGCGCGTTCGCCCAGGCCATTGATGGTGCATTCCACCTGGCGGGCACCGCCCAAGACTGCGGCCAGGCTGTTGGCCACGGCCATGCCCAGATCGTTATGGCAATGCGCCGACCAGATCACCTTGTCGCCGCCTTCGGTCTTGCTGATCAATTCGCGGAAGAAAGCCTCGGTAACACGCGGTACGGCATAACCTACGGTATCCGGCACGTTGAGGGTGGTGGCACCGGCCTTGATCACTTCGCCAAAAATGCGGGCGAGGAAATCGATATCCGAACGCAGGGCGTCTTCAGCAGAAAACTCGACGTCATCGGTATATTCACGCGCCAGCTTCACCGCTTTCACCGCAGCATCCACCACCTCGTCCGGCGTCATGCGCAGCTTCTTTTCCATATGGATGGGGCTGGTGGCGATAAAGGTATGGATGCGGCCACGGGCGGCAGGCTTGATGGCTTCGCCAGCAGCACGCACATCACGCTCGTTGGCGCGGGCCAGGCTACAGACGGTGGAATCCTTGATCACCTCGGCAATCGCGTGAATGGCATCGGCATCACCCGGGCTGGCGGCAGCAAAGCCGGCCTCGATCACATCAACACCCAGACGTTCCAGCTGGCGGGCGATGCGGATCTTTTCTTCCTTGGTCATGGAAGCGCCCGGCGACTGTTCGCCATCACGCAAGGTGGTATCAAAAATATAAAGACGATCGCCCATGTCGAATGTTCTCCCTTGTCCCTGTGCTGCTGTCCCGGCTGCGTTCAGGTAATCGTTGAAATCGAATCTCTTGCCCTGGCTTGCCGCCAGTTGCGCCAACTTGTTCAACTGCGCCAGCGGTAGGCTGCCGCGTTCTCTCCATTTGTAGATTGCTGCACGGCTGACCGGCTCATCGGGAAAAATCCGGCTCAGACCTTCTGCCACCGCACCGGGGCCGCCCAGGTCGTCAATGAGTCGTTCAATGTCCAATTGCATGTTGTGCTCCTGCAGCAAGTTTTGATTCAATGTAGCGATTAGACGACATAACGTCAAACGTGCAGTGCAACATCCGCAAAAAATGCCGCACAACGTGTGTCAAATTTGCAATTATTAGACATTAAGTCTAATTAAGCTATAAAAACAGGCTTAACACTGCATCAAAAAGCCATCGTGCTCGCGCCATTTCCGATTAATCCGCAGACATTATTAGACAAATATGTCCAATAAACTGTAAACACCAAGAAAAAGCCCCGCGGCTGCCAGAGCAGGAGCGGGGCTTTTCCATGGCAAGGGCGATCAGGGCGAGACAAGCTCCGCCGGCTTGCGTCGCAGCAGATTCCAGCCAGCCAGCACATAGCCGGACAGGGCATAGCAGACAAAGAAGCCGAACAGCACCAGCGGCGGCTCTGACATCAACAACAGCAAACCCACCACCAGCGCCAGCAGCATGACAAAAGGCACGCGGCGACGCAGATGGATTTCCTTGAAGCTCCAGAACTTCACATTGGTCACCATGGTGATGCCAGCAAACGCAGTAAAGCCCAGCAACACC is from Aquitalea aquatilis and encodes:
- a CDS encoding 2-isopropylmalate synthase, with protein sequence MQLDIERLIDDLGGPGAVAEGLSRIFPDEPVSRAAIYKWRERGSLPLAQLNKLAQLAASQGKRFDFNDYLNAAGTAAQGQGRTFDMGDRLYIFDTTLRDGEQSPGASMTKEEKIRIARQLERLGVDVIEAGFAAASPGDADAIHAIAEVIKDSTVCSLARANERDVRAAGEAIKPAARGRIHTFIATSPIHMEKKLRMTPDEVVDAAVKAVKLAREYTDDVEFSAEDALRSDIDFLARIFGEVIKAGATTLNVPDTVGYAVPRVTEAFFRELISKTEGGDKVIWSAHCHNDLGMAVANSLAAVLGGARQVECTINGLGERAGNAALEEIVMAVRTRKDIFAVETRVDATQIVPASKLVSTVTGYPVQPNKAIVGANAFAHESGIHQDGVLKHRETYEIMSAESVGWSANRLTLGKLSGRNAFKTKLTDLGIVLDSEEALNAAFARFKDLADRKREIFDEDLHALVSDELVATLQEDYKFVSLKVNTETGEAPQAAIVFVEHGVEKRCESSGSGPVDAAFKAIESTVNSQAELELYSVNAITKGTESQGEVTVRLAKDGRVVNGQGADTDVIVASAKAYLSALNKLSNRQERVKAQGNV